From Thermoflavifilum aggregans, a single genomic window includes:
- a CDS encoding branched-chain amino acid aminotransferase — protein sequence MESTTVLHEIKVTPVTRSRVKEVDFTKLGFGKVFSDHMLVADYADGQWQQPEIIPFQPISISPSNSTLHYGQAIFEGLKAYRTQQGDVVIFRPYDNFKRFNLSADRMDMPAVPEEIFIEGMKKLVDLDRAWVPDQPDSSLYIRPFMIAMDEYIGVRSSQRYRFMIITSPAGAYYNKPVKLYVQDKYVRAFPGGTGFAKTAGNYAASLKPTREVQEMGYDQILWTDGIHHRYLQECGTMNVFVVIGDTAITPDLTEGTILAGVTRSSVITLLHDEGIQVEERPISIDEVIRAHQEGQLKEIFGTGTAASISYVSELTYRDHHIVFDISQWKISPAILQKLNDIKVGKLPDRYGWNVRV from the coding sequence ATGGAATCAACCACGGTTTTACATGAGATCAAAGTAACTCCTGTGACGAGGAGCCGCGTGAAGGAAGTGGATTTTACCAAACTTGGATTCGGAAAGGTTTTCTCCGACCATATGCTGGTTGCAGATTATGCTGACGGCCAATGGCAACAGCCTGAAATTATTCCTTTCCAGCCTATATCCATCAGTCCGTCCAATTCCACATTGCATTATGGACAGGCCATTTTTGAAGGGTTGAAAGCTTATCGCACCCAACAGGGAGATGTAGTTATTTTTAGGCCCTATGACAATTTCAAGCGTTTCAATCTTTCCGCCGATCGGATGGATATGCCTGCCGTGCCGGAGGAAATTTTTATTGAAGGGATGAAAAAGCTGGTGGATCTTGATCGGGCATGGGTTCCCGACCAACCTGACAGTTCATTGTACATCCGTCCCTTTATGATTGCGATGGATGAATATATTGGTGTGCGTTCTTCCCAGCGGTATCGTTTCATGATTATTACCTCGCCCGCAGGAGCTTATTACAATAAGCCCGTGAAGTTGTACGTGCAGGATAAGTATGTACGGGCTTTTCCAGGTGGTACCGGTTTTGCCAAGACAGCTGGTAATTACGCAGCATCTCTGAAGCCCACCCGGGAAGTGCAGGAAATGGGCTATGATCAGATTCTATGGACAGATGGTATTCATCACCGTTATCTGCAGGAATGCGGTACCATGAATGTATTTGTGGTTATTGGCGATACAGCCATCACACCTGATCTGACAGAAGGCACCATTCTGGCAGGTGTTACCCGCAGCAGTGTGATTACCCTGCTGCACGATGAAGGCATTCAGGTAGAGGAAAGGCCCATCAGCATTGATGAAGTAATCCGCGCTCACCAGGAAGGCCAGCTCAAAGAAATATTCGGCACTGGTACAGCTGCTAGTATCAGTTATGTAAGTGAGCTCACCTACCGCGATCATCATATTGTGTTTGATATTTCCCAATGGAAAATTTCACCTGCTATTCTGCAGAAACTCAATGACATTAAGGTGGGCAAATTACCCGACCGCTACGGCTGGAATGTGAGGGTCTGA
- the epsC gene encoding serine O-acetyltransferase EpsC → MEKEFFQKIWEKQQRMDVVPPNEEIAGWANDLICLLYPEHSRCLFRSLQEIEENFYRLKNRLIQILNATKACHKADNPGIAEAFFAQVPALYETLNTDVEAIVMGDPAAKSHFEVIRAYPGFQAIAFYRIAHALLKLDVPLIPRILTEYAHSHTGIDIHPGAEIDEYFFIDHGTGIVIGETARIGKYVKLYQGATLGALSVDKSMASMKRHPTVEDHVVIYSGATILGGETVIGHHSIIGGNVWLTRSVPPCSIVYHTPEITVEEGTIQL, encoded by the coding sequence ATGGAAAAAGAATTTTTTCAAAAGATTTGGGAAAAACAGCAGCGCATGGACGTAGTGCCTCCCAATGAAGAAATAGCGGGCTGGGCCAATGATCTCATCTGCCTGCTGTATCCCGAGCATTCGCGTTGCCTGTTTCGTTCGCTTCAGGAAATCGAAGAAAATTTCTACCGGCTGAAAAACCGGTTAATCCAAATTTTAAACGCAACCAAAGCCTGTCATAAAGCAGATAATCCCGGTATTGCCGAGGCTTTTTTTGCGCAGGTGCCGGCTTTATACGAAACCCTGAATACCGATGTGGAGGCAATCGTCATGGGTGATCCGGCAGCCAAAAGTCATTTTGAGGTGATCCGCGCCTATCCGGGTTTTCAGGCCATTGCCTTTTACCGCATCGCGCATGCCCTGCTGAAGCTCGATGTGCCGCTGATCCCCCGCATCCTTACGGAATATGCGCATTCCCACACGGGGATTGACATTCATCCCGGCGCTGAGATTGATGAATATTTCTTCATTGATCACGGTACCGGCATCGTTATTGGTGAAACTGCCCGCATCGGAAAATATGTAAAACTCTATCAGGGAGCGACCCTGGGAGCTTTAAGTGTGGATAAAAGCATGGCTTCCATGAAACGGCATCCCACCGTGGAAGATCACGTAGTGATTTATTCCGGTGCAACGATTCTGGGTGGAGAAACCGTGATTGGCCATCATAGCATCATTGGTGGCAACGTGTGGCTCACCCGCAGTGTGCCTCCGTGCTCTATTGTATATCACACACCCGAAATCACGGTAGAAGAAGGCACCATTCAACTCTAA
- the rdgB gene encoding RdgB/HAM1 family non-canonical purine NTP pyrophosphatase, which produces MPVLIFATHNPHKLQEVQSVLPASIRLLSLQDVGYKENIPEPYDTLEENSRVKALTIYEALQRDCFAEDSGLEVPALNGAPGARSARFAGDHASDAENLAMLLSRMEGISRREARFRTVITLIWQGKFHQVEGICEGTIATAPRGKGGFGYDPVFIPEGSQQTFAEMSLDEKNQFSHRAKAIRAFCDLVYRLTAESDSR; this is translated from the coding sequence ATGCCTGTGCTGATATTTGCTACGCACAATCCACATAAACTGCAGGAAGTCCAATCCGTGTTGCCGGCATCCATCCGACTGTTGAGTTTACAGGATGTGGGTTATAAGGAGAACATTCCTGAACCCTATGATACCCTGGAAGAAAATTCCCGGGTGAAGGCCTTAACGATATACGAAGCCTTGCAACGAGATTGTTTTGCTGAAGATAGCGGATTGGAAGTGCCTGCACTCAATGGCGCGCCCGGCGCCCGATCGGCCAGATTTGCGGGTGATCATGCCAGCGATGCCGAAAACTTAGCTATGCTTCTTTCACGCATGGAAGGCATCAGCCGGCGGGAAGCCCGGTTTCGCACCGTGATTACCCTGATCTGGCAAGGAAAATTCCATCAGGTTGAAGGAATCTGCGAAGGAACCATTGCAACTGCTCCCCGGGGTAAAGGTGGCTTTGGTTATGATCCGGTGTTTATTCCGGAAGGCAGCCAGCAAACTTTTGCAGAAATGAGTCTTGATGAAAAAAATCAATTCAGCCATCGGGCAAAAGCCATCCGGGCTTTTTGTGATCTTGTTTACCGGCTTACTGCTGAATCAGATTCACGATGA
- the rpsG gene encoding 30S ribosomal protein S7: protein MRKQAAKKRPLQPDPRFQDEMVTRFINNILRRGKKSLASKIFYQAIDLVTQQTGEDGYEVWKRALSNVMPAIEVRSRRIGGATFQIPTEVRPDRKISLSMKWLISYAKERHGKSMAEKLAAEIIAASKGEGGAFKKKEDTHRMAEANKAFSHFRI, encoded by the coding sequence ATGAGAAAGCAAGCTGCTAAAAAGCGCCCCTTGCAGCCTGATCCCCGGTTTCAGGACGAAATGGTTACCCGGTTTATCAACAACATTCTTCGCCGGGGCAAGAAAAGCCTGGCTTCAAAAATCTTTTACCAGGCTATTGATCTGGTTACCCAGCAAACCGGAGAAGATGGGTACGAAGTGTGGAAACGCGCCCTGAGCAATGTGATGCCAGCCATTGAGGTGAGAAGCCGCAGAATTGGCGGGGCTACTTTCCAAATTCCTACAGAAGTCAGGCCCGATCGCAAGATTTCGCTGAGCATGAAATGGCTCATCAGCTATGCCAAGGAACGTCATGGAAAAAGCATGGCTGAAAAACTTGCGGCAGAAATCATTGCAGCCAGCAAGGGTGAAGGAGGGGCTTTCAAGAAAAAGGAAGATACCCATCGCATGGCCGAGGCCAACAAAGCCTTCTCCCATTTCCGGATTTAA
- the cysM gene encoding cysteine synthase CysM has translation MATLLDTIGNTPLVELRHFSPRPEVRIYAKLEGHNPGGSVKDRPAYYMIKNALARGDIRPGMSLIEATSGNTGIALAMIARLFDLQIELVMPASSTRERVLTMQAFGAKVTLVESMEAARDYAAEKAATGRYFELNQFANPDNARAHYETTGPEIWRDTHQQITHFVSAMGTTGTIMGCSRFLKQQNPAIQIIGCQPAEGSCIPGIRKWPEAYLPKIYDPARVDRSIEISEAEATRMARRLAAEEGIFAGMSTGGAAAAALRIAHEIEQGLIVFIACDRGDRYLSSSLFDTAAS, from the coding sequence ATGGCAACTTTATTGGATACGATCGGAAATACACCATTGGTTGAGCTCCGACATTTTTCTCCCCGGCCTGAGGTGCGCATCTATGCGAAGCTGGAAGGCCACAACCCGGGCGGCAGTGTGAAGGACAGGCCTGCCTATTACATGATTAAAAATGCGCTGGCCCGCGGTGATATCCGCCCGGGCATGTCGCTCATAGAGGCCACCAGCGGCAATACCGGCATTGCCCTGGCTATGATTGCCCGTTTATTTGACCTGCAGATAGAACTGGTGATGCCCGCCAGCTCCACCCGCGAGCGGGTGCTGACCATGCAGGCGTTTGGAGCAAAAGTGACATTGGTGGAAAGCATGGAAGCCGCCCGCGACTATGCAGCTGAAAAAGCCGCTACCGGCCGGTATTTTGAACTCAACCAGTTTGCCAATCCCGACAATGCACGGGCCCATTATGAAACCACCGGTCCGGAAATCTGGCGTGATACCCATCAGCAAATAACCCATTTTGTGAGTGCCATGGGTACTACCGGCACCATCATGGGCTGCTCCAGATTTCTGAAACAACAAAATCCAGCTATTCAAATCATAGGCTGCCAGCCTGCTGAAGGATCGTGCATTCCAGGCATCCGCAAGTGGCCTGAAGCTTATTTGCCCAAAATCTATGACCCTGCAAGGGTTGACCGGTCGATTGAAATTTCAGAAGCCGAAGCTACCCGCATGGCCCGCCGGCTGGCTGCTGAAGAAGGTATCTTTGCCGGGATGAGCACGGGCGGTGCCGCAGCCGCAGCCTTGCGCATAGCCCATGAAATTGAACAGGGCCTCATTGTGTTTATTGCCTGTGACCGGGGCGACCGCTACCTGTCCAGTTCTCTGTTCGATACGGCTGCTTCCTAA
- a CDS encoding oligosaccharide flippase family protein, whose protein sequence is MGRILFLGAQLLFNTLFIRLLGPHGNGQLALLTTNAALLVLIVGQGMDAALVYDIARQRQTRASRMRYLYSLFLMQALIICLFSLLFHYFTGYSYFGFATSWSMVYAVTLLLNNYGVALWNGEKRFRVVYEVLILIYACAFLLLGVMYLLGKQFSEIALLKFYVGMNISSGLWLVGKYLYSFRRDLRFSLIPVSVFEKEWLRFGQLVFWANLFQYMAYRMDIWMVAAFLNKNQLGVYALAEKIIQTLWMIPSSLATVIFAYADRTEDPSWFAQFQTLLRIVIGCFVIADALLLLSGHYLITRFLGEAFQDAVIPLWILLPGASLFVLNIMLAAYFAACNKLQLNLVNSALCCIVIVLCDLWWIPKNGITGAAWASSLGYGISGVCACVLFLRMHRMSWQSLLRGQPGEVKRLFQYLLR, encoded by the coding sequence ATGGGCAGAATCCTGTTTCTGGGCGCACAATTGCTTTTCAATACTTTATTCATTCGCTTGCTCGGGCCGCATGGCAATGGTCAGCTGGCCCTGCTTACTACCAATGCAGCCTTGCTGGTGCTGATTGTAGGGCAGGGAATGGATGCTGCGCTGGTATATGATATTGCCAGGCAGCGACAGACCAGGGCATCCCGTATGCGTTATCTGTACAGCTTGTTTTTGATGCAAGCGCTGATCATCTGTTTGTTTAGCTTGCTGTTTCATTACTTCACCGGATATTCCTATTTCGGATTTGCCACTTCATGGAGCATGGTCTATGCCGTTACCTTGCTGCTGAATAATTATGGCGTGGCATTATGGAATGGCGAAAAACGATTTCGGGTTGTATACGAGGTGCTGATTCTGATTTATGCATGTGCCTTTTTGCTATTAGGTGTGATGTATCTGTTAGGGAAACAATTTTCAGAAATTGCTTTGCTGAAGTTTTATGTGGGAATGAACATCAGCAGTGGTTTATGGCTTGTAGGCAAATATCTGTATTCCTTTCGCAGGGATCTGCGTTTTTCTCTGATACCTGTATCTGTGTTTGAAAAAGAATGGCTTCGTTTCGGTCAGCTGGTATTCTGGGCCAATTTGTTTCAATATATGGCTTATCGGATGGATATCTGGATGGTAGCAGCTTTTCTCAATAAAAATCAGTTGGGTGTGTATGCGCTTGCAGAAAAAATCATTCAGACCTTATGGATGATTCCTTCTTCTCTGGCAACGGTGATATTTGCCTATGCTGACAGGACAGAGGATCCATCTTGGTTTGCACAATTTCAAACACTGCTTCGGATCGTAATAGGATGTTTTGTGATTGCAGATGCTTTGTTGTTGTTATCAGGCCATTATCTGATTACAAGGTTTTTGGGTGAAGCCTTTCAGGATGCTGTGATACCATTATGGATTTTGCTGCCAGGTGCAAGTTTGTTTGTGTTGAATATCATGCTGGCAGCCTACTTTGCTGCGTGCAATAAATTGCAACTCAATCTTGTGAATTCTGCTTTATGCTGTATCGTCATTGTGTTGTGTGATTTATGGTGGATTCCGAAAAATGGTATTACAGGTGCAGCCTGGGCATCATCATTGGGATATGGTATCAGCGGTGTGTGTGCATGCGTTTTATTTTTGAGGATGCATCGCATGTCATGGCAATCCTTGCTTAGGGGGCAGCCCGGAGAAGTAAAGCGGTTGTTTCAATATTTACTCCGTTAA
- a CDS encoding sugar phosphate isomerase/epimerase family protein, with protein MNRRDFLKTSSVGLAGIALWPEALSQNSFPNCILGIQLYSVRDDMQKNPAATLQQLAKIGYRHVEHAGYANRKFYGYTARDFKNLLHQLGLQMPSGHVVLKPTDWDEARKDFTDNWKYTLEDAATVGQQFIISPWMDESLRTDYNRFMHFLDIMNRCGELCHQYHLQFGYHNHDFEFNTTLQGKRMYDLILQHTDPKLVSQQIDIGNMYGAGGRAQQIIREYPNRFLLMHVKDEIRSGGQGEMGDRYESCILGKGIIPVQQIVDEGRTIGGTRYFIVEQESYQGQTPLDCVAADYAVMKKWGY; from the coding sequence ATGAACAGACGTGATTTTCTGAAAACTAGTTCTGTGGGATTAGCCGGCATTGCCTTATGGCCCGAAGCCTTATCTCAAAACTCTTTCCCCAACTGCATTTTAGGCATCCAGTTGTATTCTGTACGAGACGACATGCAGAAAAATCCCGCTGCTACCCTGCAACAACTGGCCAAAATCGGCTATCGCCATGTGGAGCATGCGGGTTATGCCAACCGGAAATTTTATGGCTACACCGCCCGGGATTTCAAAAATCTGCTCCATCAACTGGGTCTGCAGATGCCCAGCGGGCATGTGGTGCTGAAGCCCACCGACTGGGATGAGGCACGCAAAGATTTTACCGATAACTGGAAATACACCCTTGAAGATGCTGCCACCGTGGGTCAGCAATTCATCATCAGCCCCTGGATGGACGAAAGCCTGCGAACAGACTATAACCGCTTTATGCATTTCCTCGATATCATGAACCGCTGCGGAGAATTATGCCATCAGTATCACCTGCAGTTTGGCTATCATAATCATGATTTTGAATTCAACACCACCCTGCAGGGTAAACGCATGTACGACCTGATCCTGCAGCATACCGACCCCAAACTGGTGTCGCAACAGATTGATATTGGCAATATGTATGGCGCCGGAGGACGCGCCCAGCAAATCATCCGGGAATATCCCAATCGCTTTCTGCTGATGCATGTGAAGGATGAAATACGCTCAGGCGGTCAGGGAGAAATGGGTGATCGTTATGAAAGTTGTATCCTGGGAAAAGGAATAATTCCGGTACAGCAAATCGTGGATGAAGGTCGTACCATTGGGGGTACCCGTTATTTCATCGTGGAACAGGAATCCTACCAGGGACAAACGCCGCTCGATTGTGTAGCTGCCGATTATGCGGTGATGAAAAAATGGGGATACTGA
- a CDS encoding NUDIX hydrolase — MIHRYKGETHYLVAVDCIIFGFDGETLKILLIQRGFEPERGKWSLMGGFVKPEESLDEAANRILKKLTGLEGVYLEQLHAFGDPHRDPVERTISIAYFALIDIHKYQKQISEEYHAEWFPLNHIPELIFDHMEMVKLARRQLRYKASLHPILFELLPPKFTIPQLQNLYEGIYDTTFDKRNFSRKVLSTGLLIKQPDKDKSNSKKGAFYYKLDRKKYRANFQAFLRFVPNPDKLIH; from the coding sequence ATGATTCATCGGTATAAAGGCGAAACCCACTACCTGGTAGCTGTAGACTGCATCATCTTTGGTTTCGACGGCGAAACATTGAAAATCCTGCTTATCCAGCGCGGTTTTGAACCCGAAAGAGGAAAATGGAGCCTGATGGGAGGCTTCGTCAAACCCGAGGAAAGCCTTGATGAAGCGGCTAATCGCATCCTGAAAAAACTCACCGGCCTGGAAGGCGTGTATCTGGAACAACTGCATGCTTTCGGCGATCCGCACCGCGACCCAGTGGAGCGCACCATCAGCATTGCCTATTTTGCCCTGATTGATATTCACAAATACCAGAAACAGATCAGCGAAGAATATCATGCCGAATGGTTCCCGCTGAATCATATCCCAGAACTGATCTTCGATCATATGGAAATGGTGAAATTGGCCCGCAGGCAATTGCGTTATAAGGCCTCTTTACACCCTATCCTGTTTGAACTGCTTCCGCCCAAATTCACCATCCCCCAGCTGCAAAACCTGTATGAAGGAATTTACGACACTACATTCGACAAGCGCAACTTCAGCCGCAAAGTGCTTTCTACCGGACTGCTCATTAAACAACCGGATAAAGACAAATCCAATTCCAAAAAAGGTGCTTTTTACTACAAACTGGATCGCAAAAAATACCGGGCCAATTTCCAGGCTTTTCTACGCTTTGTACCCAACCCGGATAAACTGATTCACTGA
- a CDS encoding glycosyltransferase, producing the protein MPHRKNILWLVSWYPDRIQPTNGDFIERHALAASEVANIIVLHVVWDPQATHKACLEKDERHAPHLVVYRWYDVPSACRIGWLRKLLNFRKYVQAFIRSYRMIRAAHGPFDFIHVHVCWKAGLAALCLKWLSGQEYFLSEHASYFQPASPRSYWKDHLWKRLLVWLILRQAKLWLPVSDDLGCKLQSIAGRKPIHVLPNAVNTTLFSYLRKVAPDVHSSAMSKRRFIHVSDLQPHKRPEAMIAAFEQIAEQLPGWQLHLVGPVRDDVKKRIQTSVFADRICMTGWLTPTEVTVHLQQADVFVMYSSYENQPCAILEALCCGLPVIAPRVGGIPELINNRNGLLIVPEDTQALSQAMLKIAHKLEDFNRETISHEASLHYGFPAIVEHFRHIYACHE; encoded by the coding sequence ATGCCACATCGCAAAAATATACTTTGGCTGGTGAGCTGGTATCCTGACCGCATACAGCCCACAAATGGTGATTTCATTGAACGGCATGCACTCGCTGCCAGTGAGGTTGCCAATATTATTGTGTTGCATGTGGTATGGGATCCCCAGGCTACTCATAAGGCTTGTCTGGAAAAAGATGAAAGACATGCACCCCATCTGGTGGTATATCGTTGGTATGATGTGCCATCGGCATGCCGCATTGGCTGGCTGCGAAAACTGTTGAATTTCCGGAAATATGTACAGGCCTTCATTCGTTCTTATCGGATGATTCGGGCAGCGCACGGCCCTTTTGATTTCATACATGTGCATGTATGCTGGAAAGCAGGCCTTGCAGCCTTGTGTCTGAAATGGTTATCCGGGCAGGAGTATTTTTTATCCGAACATGCCAGTTATTTTCAGCCCGCATCGCCCCGTTCATACTGGAAAGATCATTTATGGAAACGTCTGCTTGTCTGGCTCATCCTGCGGCAGGCCAAACTATGGCTGCCTGTTTCTGATGACCTGGGTTGCAAACTCCAGTCCATTGCAGGCCGCAAACCTATCCATGTATTGCCAAATGCAGTAAATACCACGTTGTTTAGCTATCTGCGCAAAGTTGCTCCCGATGTACACTCATCTGCTATGTCGAAGCGCAGATTCATCCATGTATCTGATTTGCAGCCACACAAGCGTCCTGAAGCCATGATAGCCGCTTTTGAACAGATAGCTGAGCAGTTGCCCGGATGGCAGTTGCATTTGGTGGGACCTGTCAGGGATGATGTAAAAAAAAGGATACAGACAAGTGTCTTTGCTGATCGCATTTGCATGACCGGTTGGCTGACGCCTACGGAAGTAACTGTGCATCTGCAGCAGGCAGATGTATTTGTGATGTATAGCAGTTATGAAAATCAACCCTGTGCCATTCTTGAAGCTTTATGTTGCGGTTTGCCGGTCATTGCTCCCCGGGTAGGCGGTATTCCCGAACTGATAAATAACCGGAACGGATTGCTGATAGTACCCGAAGATACACAGGCCTTATCCCAAGCTATGCTGAAGATAGCCCATAAGCTGGAAGATTTTAACCGGGAAACCATATCCCATGAAGCGAGCTTGCATTATGGATTCCCTGCCATAGTGGAGCATTTCAGGCACATATATGCCTGTCATGAATAA
- the rpsL gene encoding 30S ribosomal protein S12, translating to MPTIQQLVRKGREIVRAKSKSRALDGCPQRRGVCTRVYTTTPKKPNSALRKVAKVRLTNKVEVIAYIPGEGHNLQEHSIVLVRGGRVKDLPGVRYHIVRGALDTAGVKDRKKGRSKYGTKKEKAKK from the coding sequence ATGCCAACGATACAGCAACTTGTAAGAAAAGGCAGGGAAATTGTTCGTGCCAAATCCAAATCCAGAGCGCTGGATGGTTGTCCGCAACGCAGGGGAGTATGCACCCGTGTATACACAACCACACCCAAAAAGCCGAACTCTGCACTGCGCAAGGTAGCAAAAGTGAGGCTCACCAATAAGGTGGAAGTCATTGCCTATATCCCTGGTGAAGGACACAATTTGCAGGAGCATTCCATCGTGCTGGTGAGAGGAGGACGTGTGAAGGATCTTCCCGGAGTGCGTTATCATATTGTGCGGGGAGCCCTGGACACGGCCGGCGTGAAAGATCGGAAGAAAGGCCGTTCGAAATATGGTACCAAAAAGGAAAAGGCTAAAAAATAA
- a CDS encoding acyl-CoA thioesterase, whose protein sequence is MSRIKLHIPADLPFYTEVPVRIQDINYGGHLGHDALVSILQEGRLHFLQKLDCSELDACGTGLIMGYLSVVYLQEGHYGDQLRIGVGVSEIQRSTVELCYAVAVTRSGNNIPLAEAITGLVCFDYARRKVQAVPSTLRDRLQPYLILRNQS, encoded by the coding sequence ATGAGCAGAATAAAACTACATATCCCGGCAGATTTGCCATTTTATACAGAAGTTCCGGTACGCATCCAGGATATCAATTACGGCGGGCATCTGGGGCATGATGCATTGGTAAGCATTTTACAGGAAGGCCGCCTTCATTTCCTTCAAAAATTAGATTGCAGCGAACTGGATGCTTGTGGCACTGGATTGATTATGGGATATCTGTCTGTGGTGTATCTGCAGGAAGGGCATTACGGCGATCAGTTGCGAATCGGCGTAGGTGTCAGCGAAATACAGCGATCAACTGTAGAATTATGTTATGCGGTTGCCGTGACTCGCTCCGGGAATAATATACCGCTGGCAGAAGCCATCACAGGACTGGTGTGTTTTGATTATGCAAGGCGTAAAGTGCAAGCAGTGCCATCAACCCTTCGGGATAGACTTCAGCCCTATCTGATCCTGAGAAATCAATCCTAA